In Magnetococcales bacterium, the DNA window CGTTCACGGGGCACTATCATGATTGCACCGATCCGGGGAACTATCGGTGCGTTTGTTGCGGCGCCGAATTGTTTTCCTCGAAAACAAAATTCGCTTCAGGATGCGGCTGGCCAAGTTTTTCGGCGCCATGCGACGTCACCAGCCTGACGACCCAAGAAGACCACTCCTTCGGCATGCATCGTCTTGAAGTCCGCTGCGCTCGATGTGATGCCCATCTTGGTCA includes these proteins:
- the msrB gene encoding peptide-methionine (R)-S-oxide reductase MsrB, whose protein sequence is MNRIVKSESEWMKSLTPEQFRVCRRNGTEPAFTGHYHDCTDPGNYRCVCCGAELFSSKTKFASGCGWPSFSAPCDVTSLTTQEDHSFGMHRLEVRCARCDAHLGHVFNDGPQPTGLRYCINSVAIVLDPDKKKT